The Silene latifolia isolate original U9 population chromosome X, ASM4854445v1, whole genome shotgun sequence genome contains the following window.
GGtagtgggattactttgagtaagtcacaatgtcctactgagcctgaggatattgaacgcatgaaatcgattccttatgcttccgctgttggatcgatcatgtatgctatgatctGTACCCGTCACGATGTCTCAtttgctttgagtatgacgagtaatTATCAAAACAATCCAGGTGAGAGTCCTTGGATAGCCGTTAAGAATATTCTTatgtacttgagaaggactaaggattcattcttagtgtttggagaagATACTGAGTTACGTGTAAAAGGTTACCCGAATGCTAGTTTCCAAACATAtagggatgatatgaaatccaaAGCTGGTTTTGTCTTTATGATAAATGGAGGTGCGGTTTGTTGGAGAAGTTTTAAAGAGTTTGTcattgcggattctacaacggaagctaagtacattgcagcatct
Protein-coding sequences here:
- the LOC141619058 gene encoding secreted RxLR effector protein 161-like; its protein translation is MYAMICTRHDVSFALSMTSNYQNNPGESPWIAVKNILMYLRRTKDSFLVFGEDTELRVKGYPNASFQTYRDDMKSKAGFVFMINGGAVCWRSFKEFVIADSTTEAKYIAASEAAKEAVWIRQFWKD